The sequence AATTATTTAAATTTTCTAAATTTTAACTTAAACAGATTTTATTATAATATTTAAGAAAAATAAACTATCTATAGTTATAATATTGATTTGCTATCAAATTTCTTAAAAAAGAGGAGATATGGTTTTGATAGCTTAGTAGTTCTATAGAAAGTTATACTCTATATTTATTGCCAAAAGTTTTTAGTTAAATATCTAAGTCAAATCTGTCAGAGTTCATTACCTTATTCCATGCAGAAACAAAATCAGTAATAAATTTAATTTTTGAATCTGATGAAGCGTAAATTTCAGATAGAGCTCTAAGTTGTGAGTTAGATGCATAAATTAAATCAACTCTACTACAAGTCCATTTTTCTATTCCCGTTTTTCTATCTTTTCCTATAAAAAGATTATCATTAATTTTTTCCCATACTGTATTCATATCTAGGATATTTATAAAAAAATCATTAGATAAAACTCCAGGTTTATCTGTCAAAATTCCAATATTTTGACTACTAGAATGATTAATATTGATACTTCTTAATCCACCTATTAAAACAGTCATTTCAGGTGCTGTTAGTCCTAATAGTTGAGCTTTATCTAGCATTAATTTTTCAGCTGGAACATCAAATTTATGTTTTAAATAATTTCTAAAAGGATCATATATAGGTTCAAGAACTTCAAAAGAAGAAATATCAGTAAACTCTTGAGTTGTATCCATTCTACCAGCTTTGAATTCAACTTTTATATCAAAACCATTAGCTTTTGCAGCTTGTTCTACTCCAAGATTTCCAGCTAAAATTATTAAATCAGCAAGAGAAACCTTTCTTTCAGAAGTTTTATTGAATTCTTCTTTAATATTCTCATAAATTTTAAGAATTTTAGCAAGAACTAAAGGCTCATTTACATTCCAATTTTTTTGAGGTAGAAGATTTATTCTTGCACCATTAGCCCCCCCTCTAAAATCACTTTTTCTGAAAGTTGAGGCAGAAGCCCATGCTGTTTTGACAAGTTCTCTTACAGGAATATTTGCTTTTAAGATCATTTCTTTTAAAAGTTCTATGTCTTTTTCGTTGATGATAGGAGAGTTACTTTTAGGAATAGGGTCTTGCCATATAAAATCCTCTTTAGGCACTTCTTTACCTAAATAACGGCTTTTTGGTCCCATATCTCTATGAGTAAGTTTGAACCATGCTTTAGCAAAAGTTTCCTTAAATAAAGTAGGATTGTTATGAAATTTTTTAGAAATAACTCCAAATTTTGAATCCATACGAAGGGCTAAATCTGCAGTAGTCATTATAGGTGCATATCTTTTCTCTTTATCAAAAGCAGAAGGAACTAAGTTTTGAGCTTCAGGATCTGTAGGTATCCATTGCCATGCACCAGCAGGACTTTTAGTTAAATCCCAGTCATATTTGAACATCATTTCAAAGTAAGTGTAATCCCATTTAGTAGGTGTAGGTGTCCATGCTCCTTCTATTCCACTAGTAATTGTATCTGCAGCCTTTCCACTTTTAAATGAGTTTTTCCAACCAAGTCCAACTTCTTCTATAGGAGCTGCTTCTGGATCAGGACCAACTTCAGTTGCTGGACCAGCACCATGACATTTACCAAAAGTATGCCCACCTGCTATTAAAGCTACAGTTTCTTCATCGTCCATTCCCATATTTTTGAAGGTTTCCCTTATATCTTTTCCAGAGCCAACAGCAGAAGGTTGCCCAGCTGGACCTTCAGGGTTAACGTAGATAAGTCC comes from Fusobacterium necrogenes and encodes:
- the katG gene encoding catalase/peroxidase HPI → MENSKSKKVFIAEKGTSNSDWWPNSLNLKILSQHSEKVSPFGKEFNYKKEFLSLDLDAIKEDLKKLMTDSQDWWPADYGHYGPLFIRMAWHSAGTYRIADGRGGANTGNQRFAPLNSWPDNANLDKARRLLWPIKQKYGNKISWADLMILAGNCALESMGFETYGFAGGREDIWEPEEDTYWGSEKKWLDESRYEDGKLENPLAAVQMGLIYVNPEGPAGQPSAVGSGKDIRETFKNMGMDDEETVALIAGGHTFGKCHGAGPATEVGPDPEAAPIEEVGLGWKNSFKSGKAADTITSGIEGAWTPTPTKWDYTYFEMMFKYDWDLTKSPAGAWQWIPTDPEAQNLVPSAFDKEKRYAPIMTTADLALRMDSKFGVISKKFHNNPTLFKETFAKAWFKLTHRDMGPKSRYLGKEVPKEDFIWQDPIPKSNSPIINEKDIELLKEMILKANIPVRELVKTAWASASTFRKSDFRGGANGARINLLPQKNWNVNEPLVLAKILKIYENIKEEFNKTSERKVSLADLIILAGNLGVEQAAKANGFDIKVEFKAGRMDTTQEFTDISSFEVLEPIYDPFRNYLKHKFDVPAEKLMLDKAQLLGLTAPEMTVLIGGLRSININHSSSQNIGILTDKPGVLSNDFFINILDMNTVWEKINDNLFIGKDRKTGIEKWTCSRVDLIYASNSQLRALSEIYASSDSKIKFITDFVSAWNKVMNSDRFDLDI